Sequence from the Candidatus Binatus sp. genome:
TGCGCAGCGCATCTTTTCGCGACCACACTATAGAAGAGACCGCGCGCGACAACGGAGCGCGGCGTTAATACCGGGTGCAGGGCTCAGCCCTGCCCGTTGGCGGGCGGTCGTTGGCACGACGGGCCAGTATTAATTCGCTGCGCTGCTGTCGCCACGGCCAGTGCCGGGGAAGCGCGGGCTCTATGAAGCGGCGGCGCCAAACACTATGGTAGATGAATTGCTCGGCCGCAAACTCCCGTGTTCGTTGCTCGCGTCGGGAAAGCGGCCTCCAAGAAGGGATTCATGGCGAACAAAGGAAACTGCAAAGCGAAAGATTGCGCGCGCGAGGCGGTCGGCAAGGGCTACTGCCGGATGCATTTTCGGCTCTGGAAAGCCGGTGAGATGCCCAAGGCACGCTACAAAACCTGCACCTTCGAGAAATGCCGCAAGCATCGCCACGGCGCCAGCAGCCTGTGCGACGAACACTTCAAGGCCAAGCACGGCAAGCCGGCCGAAGCAGCGGCGGCGCCGGCGGCCGAAGCCGCGCCCGCCGAGGCTCCGGCTGCCTGAGCCGCGACCGCTTGCGCATCCCCGCCCGCGTCACGCGGGCAAAGTGAATTCCGATGGCTAATCTAATCGTAGCTGGAGCAGCGGGCCGGATGGGCCGGCTGCTGGTCGCGCTTGCGTCGCGCGATCCCGCGCACAAAATCGTCGGCGCGCTCGAAGCGCACGGCAACAGCGCGATCGGAACCGACGCGGGCGAGTTGGCCGGCGTAGGCCCGCTCGGCGTAACAATCACCGACGATTATGCGGCGCTCGCGCGGCCCGACACCGTCACGATGGACTTCACGACGGCCACCGCCTCGATGGAACATCTCGAAGTCGCATCGAAAGCGGGCGCTGCGATCGTAATCGGCTCGACCGGCTTCACTCCCGAAATGGAAAGGCGTGCGCGCGAACTGGCGGGCAAGACGCGCACCGTGATCGCACCGAACATGAGTATCGGGGTCAACGTGCTTGCCAAGATCGTCGCCGAAGTGGCCGCGATCCTTCCTGACTTCGACGCCGAAGTTATCGAGATTCATCATCGCACCAAAATCGATGCGCCCAGCGGCACCGCGCTGTCGCTTGGCAAGGC
This genomic interval carries:
- the dapB gene encoding 4-hydroxy-tetrahydrodipicolinate reductase; the encoded protein is MANLIVAGAAGRMGRLLVALASRDPAHKIVGALEAHGNSAIGTDAGELAGVGPLGVTITDDYAALARPDTVTMDFTTATASMEHLEVASKAGAAIVIGSTGFTPEMERRARELAGKTRTVIAPNMSIGVNVLAKIVAEVAAILPDFDAEVIEIHHRTKIDAPSGTALSLGKAIASARGVDFASNAVFGREGITGVRPDGKIAVLAMRAGDAVGDHTVIFGGQGERLELIHRAQSRDSLARGALRAAGWLISRKPGLYTMRDVLGI